The Streptomyces cyaneogriseus subsp. noncyanogenus region GAGACCGTCGAACTGGGCGGTACGCAGATCATGTTCCAGGGCGGCCACCACCCCGACTTCGGCGTCGAGTACTACGAGAAGCACTTCGCCGCCATCAAGAAGGAGTTCCCGCAGCTCGTCATCCACAGCCTGGGGGCGAGCGAGGTCGAGCACATGGCCCGGATCTCCGGGGTGAGCGTCGAGGAGGCGATCACCCGCATCCGCGACGCCGGGCTCGACTCCTTCGCCGGGGCCGGCGCGGAGCTGCTGCCCGAGCGGCCGCGCAAGGCCATCGCGCCGCTGAAGGAGTCCGGCGAGCGCTGGCTGGAGATCATGGAGATCGCCCACCGGCTGGGCGTGGAGTCGACCTCCACCATGCTGATGGGCACCGGCGAGACCAACGCCGAGCGCATCGAGCACCTGCGCATGATCCGCGACGTGCAGGACCGCACGGGCGGCTTCCGCGCCTTCATCCCGTACACCTACCAGCCGGAGAACAACCATCTGAAGGGCCGTACGCAGGCGACCATCTTCGAGTACCTGCGGATGATCGCGATCGCCCGCCTGTTCCTCGACAACGTGGCCCACATCCAGGGCTCCTGGCTGACCACGGGCAAGGAGGTCGGCCAGCTCTCCCTGCACTACGGCGCCGACGACCTCGGCTCCATCATGCTGGAGGAGAACGTGGTGTCCTCGGCCGGTGCCAGGCACCGGTCCAACCGCCTGGAGATCATCGACCTGATCCGCAAGGCGGGCCGCGTCCCGGCGCAGCGGTCCACGACGTACGAGCACCTCGTCGTCCACGACGACCCGGCGAACGACCCCGTCGACGACCGGGTGGTCTCGCACATCTCCTCCACGGCGATCGAGGGCGGGACCGCCCACCCCGAGCTGAAGCTGCTCGCCTCCAACTGACCCGCCCGTGCTGACGATCCACGCGGACTCCAGGGGCCGGGCGCTCGCCGTCGAAGGCGCCTGGATCGCCGAGACCGGCCCCCTGGAGGAAGTCGCCGCCGCCCGCCCGGGGGCCAGGCTGCGCCGGTGGCCCGGCATCCTCACCCCCGGGCTCGTCAACCCCTACGGCGACGAGCTGCTGGAGGGCGCCTACCACCCGGACCCGCGCGAGGCCGACGAGCTGGGCACCGAACCGCTGACCGGCCGGGCGCTCGCCGCCCTCGCACCCGACGAGGCCCGCTGGGGCGCCAGCGCCCGGCGCGGGTTGCAGCGCATGCTGAGCCACGGGACGGTGGCGGTGGCCTGCGGTGACCTGCGCATCCGCGCGGTGCGCGACGCAGTGCACCGCTCCGGGCTCGCGGTGGTCGGCCGGATCGGACGCCCCGGCGGGGTGCCCTCGCTCGACCCGTACGCCTCCGGTGCGCCGGTGACGTTCGCGCCCCCGAGGGAGCGCGGCTCCGCGGCCCGGTTCGCCGTCTTCGACGTCCCCGACGAGGCCGCGCTCGCCGAACAGGGGGCCGCGGCCTGCGTGGCGACGGTCGTCGCGGGGCGGCTGGTGTACCGGCGGCGCTGAACGGGCCGGGTCCCGTCGGGGCCCGTACCGCTCACCCCGACAACGCCCGGGCGAACGCCCCGTCCTCCTGCACCACCCCGCTGCATTCGGTGGCCGCGTCGTCCCCGGCCGAGCCGTCGCCGCACCGCCGGTCGCGGAAGGAGGCCCAGGACGACACCCAGGCGATCCCCTTCCCGGCGGCGAAGGCGCGCACCTGCGCCGCGTCGGAGAGGGTGAAGGTCTCCCCGGCGACATCGTTGACGCCGATCATCGAGGTGAGCGCCATGCCCTTCCAGGCCGCCGCGTCGGACAGGCCGAAGACCCGCTCCAGCTGGGTGTGGGCGGCCTCGGCGGAGGTGACGGCGTAGTCGCCCATGTCCCCGGTCCAGGACTCGCCGTAGTTCATGGTCATGAGGTTGACCGTGGAGACCTGGACGCCGTGGTCGTTGGCGGACTCCAGCAGCGCCAGGGAGCCGGAGTCGAGGCCCGAGGGCATCACCGGAAGGGTGAAGGAGACCTCCAGACCGCTGCGTTCGCGCTGGAGCAGCGCGATCGCCTGCGACCGGAGGGCGACCGAGGCGGAGTCGGTCAGATCGTCGCCCTCGATGTCGAAGTCCGCCCGCGTGGACCCGGCGGCGTCCAGCGCCGCGCCGTACGCCCCGGCCAGCTCCGCCGCGCTGTCGCAGGTGGCCGCCAGCTCCTGGCCGGAGGCGCCGCCGAAGGAGACCCGGACGGTGGCGCCGGACTCCTTCAGCTCCGCGACACGGGCGGCCACCGCCGGGTCGTCGACGGCCTGCGTGCCGCCCCAGCGCGGCACGCAGCCGCTGCCGGAGGAGACCACGAACGCCAGGTTGTACGTCGTGGGGGAGCCCGCGGTGTCCAGGTCCGAGGCCGTGGTGGCGCTGACGTACGGGGCGTAGCCGGTGGCCGGAGCCGCGGAGTGGGACGCGGAGCCGGAGGGGGAGGCGGAGGCCGCCGCGTCCGTCGCGTCCGCCGCGCCGTCCCGCGCGGCGCATCCCGCGGCGGCCAGGACGAGCAGCAGGGCCAGCCCCGCCGCCGGGTGCCGGACACGCGTCGTGCCCCTCCTGCCCCTCGTACTCCTCGTGCCCCCGGTACTCCTCGGAGTTTTCGTGCTCCTCATGGCGTACGCTCCCGTTCCTCGTGGCGGCCCGTTCCCGTGGCCCGTCTCTCCTGGCCGGAGGAGTGAACCTCGCACGCGTCGTTGGGTCTTCCCTGAGCACGGAGCCCGCAATTCCGGGTTCTCCCAGGCAGCGGACAGACTGGGGCGTTTCTCATCGGGACCGCACAGCGAAGCCCGAGTCTTCGGCAGGCAAAGCTCCCTAGCCTCCGGGGAATGCGTTCCGAGCCTGCCTTCGAAAGCCGCGCCGCCGTGCGCGGCCGCCGCCGCAAGCGCGGCAACGGGCCCGCGGAGGGGCCCGTGTTCGTCGACACCTCCGGGCGCCGGGCCAGGCTGCTGCGCCGGCTCGGCCTGCTCCTCGCAGTCGTCTGTCTCGGTTACGCGACCGTGCTCGGCCTGGCCTTCATGGGCATCGGCACCTCGGTCACCCCGTCCTCGCTGCTGCCCTTCGGTGGCGGGCGGGACGACGGCCGGGCACCGGGCGCCGAGACGCGCCCGGGAGACGGCGGCCCCACCGGTGCTCCCCCCACCGGCGCGCAGCCGCCCGGGCAGGGGCCCGCACCGACCGACGGCGCCTCCGCCGCGCCCTCCGCTGCGTACACGCCCTCCGCATCCGCCACCGACTGACCGGGACGCCGCCGCTTCCATGACCACGACCACACCCTCACGAGGCCGCCGCCGCGCCCCCTCCCGGATCGAGCGGGCCGCGGGCAAGGCCGCCGCGCTCCAGCGGCCGCGGGTCCTGCTCGCCCTGCTCCTGCTGCTCGCGCTGACCTCCGTACTGCTCCTCGACGGTTATCTGCGCGCGGAAGTCGGCGACGACCAGCGCGTACGCACCGGCGCCGGCGCCGACGACGTGCCGGACGACGTCCTCGAAGGCGGGCCGATCCTCACCTTCCCGGGCGGGCGGGCCACGACCGTCTCCGTCCCCGACAAGACGATCGTGCTCACCTTCGACGACGGCCCCGACCCCACCTGGACGCCGCAGGTCCTGAGGATCCTGGAGAAGTACGACGTCCCGGGCACGTTCTTCGTGGTCGGCTCGATGGTCGCGCGCCACCCGGACATCGTGCGGGACATGGTCGAGCAGGGCGACGAGGTGGGCGTCCACACCTTCACCCACGTCGACCTCTCCTACCAGAGCGAGTCCCGCGTCACCCGTGAAATGGAGCAGACCCAGCTCGCCCTCGCGGGCGCGGCCGGCATCACCACCACGCTCTTCCGGGCGCCGTACTCCTCCCGGACCGACGCCGTCGACGACTACAGCTGGCCCGTCTACCAGCAGCTCGGCGAGGACGGCTACACCAGCGTCTTCATCGACACCGACAGCGACGACTGGAAGGAGCCGGGCGTCTCCGAGATCGTCCAGTGGGCCACGCCCGAGGACGGCGAAGGCGCCTCCGTGCTCTTCCACGACGCCGGCGGCGACCGGTCGCAGACCATCGCGGCGCTGCCGAAGTACATCGAGAAGATGAAGGCGCAGGGCTACACCTTCACCACCGTCAGCGGCGCCATGGAGCAGCAGCAGGAGGCGGCCGGTGCCGTCCAGGGCGGCACGCCCCCCGGTGCTGCCGCCGCCGGCACCGGGCGCGGCCTCCAGGCCGCCCACCACCGAGCCACCGGATCGACCCTGTGGGAGGGCAGGGCCCTCGTCGCGGCCGTCGCCGTCGCCGAGTGGACGGTACCGGCGCTCTCGGCCGGGCTGGTGGTCGTGGGCGTGGCCGTCCTGGGCCGCTTCGGCCTGATGCTGGTCCTCGCCCGCCGCCACCACCGGCGGCGCAACAGGCGCCGGTTCGGCTGGGGACCGCCCGTCACCCGGCCGGTGAGCGTGATCGTCCCGGCGTACAACGAGAAGGAGTGCATCGCCAACACCCTGCGGTCGCTGGCGCGGAGCACCCACCCGATCGAGATCATCGTCGTGGACGACGGCTCCACGGACGGCACCGCGGAGATCGCCGAGTCCCTCGGCCTGCCGGGCGTCCGCGTCGTCCGGCAGGCGAACGCGGGCAAGCCCGCCGCCCTCAACAACGGCGTCCGGCACGCCCGCCACGACATCGTGGTGATGATGGACGGCGACACCGTCTTCGAGCCGGACACCGTACGCCGGCTCGTGCAGCCCTTCGCCGACCCGTCCGTCGGCGCGGTCGCGGGCAACGCCAAGGTCGGCAACCGGCGCACCCTCATCGGCGCCTGGCAGCACATCGAGTACGTGATGGGCTTCAACCTCGACCGCCGCATGTACGACCTGCTGCGCTGCATGCCGACCATCCCCGGCGCCATCGGCGCCTTCCGCCGCGAGGCGGTCCTCCAGGCCGGCGGCATGAGCGAGGACACCCTCGCCGAGGACACCGACATCACCATCGCCCTGCACCGCGCGGGCTGGCGGGTCGTCTACCAGGAGCACGCCCGGGCCTGGACCGAGGCGCCGGGATCGCTGAAGCAGTTGTGGTCCCAGCGCTACCGCTGGTCCTACGGCACCATGCAGGCGCTGTGGAAGCACCGCGGGGCGCTGACCGACCGGGGGCCCTCGGGCCGCTTCGGCCGGGTCGGGCTGCCGCTGGTGGTCCTCTTCCAGATCCTCACCCCGCTCTTCGCCCCGCTCATCGACGTCTTCACCGCCTACTCGATGATCTTCATCGACTTCCGCGCGGCGCTGCTGGCGTGGCTGGCGGTGCTGGCCGTGCAGATGCTCTGCGCGGCGTACGCCTTCCGCCTCGACGGGGAGAAGTACCGCTACCTGCTGATGATGCCGCTCCAGCAGCTCGCCTACCGCCAGATGATGTACCTCGTCCTCATCCACTCCTGCGTCACCGCCCTCACCGGCGGCCGGCTGCGCTGGCAGAAGCTGAAACGGACGGGGGAAGTGGGCACACCGGCGGGGACCGCCTGATGGGCAGGCACCGCAAGGCGGCGGCGCCGCCCGCGCCCGCCGCCCCGGCCCGCGCCCCGCACCCGCCGGAATCCCCGGGGTCCCCGGGCCGGGACCGCTACTTCGACGCCCTGCGCGCCGCCGCCCTGGTCCGCGTCGTCACGTACCACACCTTCGGCTGGGCCTGGGCCGGGCTGGTCTTCCCGTCGATGGGGATCATGTTCGCCCTGGCCGGCACCCTGATGGCGAGGTCGCTGCGGCGCCCCGCGCCCGGGGTGATCCGGCGCAGGCTCCGGCGCCTGCTGCCGCCGTTGTGGTTCTGGGCCGCCTTCGTGGTCGCCGCCATGCTGGTGCACGGCTGGCGGCCGGGCGGGGAGATCGTCTACTGGATCGTGCCGCTCGGCGACCCGCCGGGCGAGGCGTGGGCCGAGCAGGCGTGGGAGATCGCCTGGTACCTGCGGACCTATCTGTGGTTCGTCCTGCTCTCCCCGCCGCTGCTGCGCCTGTTCCGGCGGGCGCCCGGCCCGGTGCTGCTGGGCTCCCTCGCCCCGGTCGCGGTGTTCACGTTCGTCTGGCAGCCGCCGGAGGACCGCTACGGCGGCGCCCTGACGGACCTCGCGACATACCTGTTCTGCTGGCTGCTCGGCTTCGCCCACCACGACGGGGTGCTGCGCCGCGCACGGCCCGCCGCCGCCGTGGCCCTGTCGGCGGCCGCGCTCGCCTGCGGCCTCTGGTACGCCCTGGCGCACCAGGCCGAGTACGGCACCTACGACCTCGACGAGAACCCGCTCGCCCAGGCCCTGTGGTCGGCCGGTTTCGTGACGCCGCTGCTGTACGCCAAGGCCCGGCGCGGCACGGACCTCGCCGGGCTCGCCCGGGTGCGGTGGCTGGACCGGCTGGTGACCGTGCTCAACGCGCGGGCCGTGACGGTCTACCTGTGGCACGAGATCGCGCTGATCCTGGCCGTCCCGCTGACCGACCTGCTCTGGCGGGTGCCCGCCTGCGCGGCGTACCTGCCGCTGGGCAGCCAGTGGTTCCTGTTCGGCGTCTGCTGGCTGCTGCTCGCCGCGCTGGTGCCGCTGTGCGGGTGGGTGGAGGACCTGGCGGCGCGGCGGAAGCCGAGGCTGCTGCCGTGACGCCGTACCCCTTGCTGCCACAATGGGCCCGTGACCCGCGCTTCCCTGGACAAGCAGCCGCACGAAGTCGCCTCGATGTTCGACGACGTGGCGGAACGGTACGACCTGACCAACGACGTGCTCTCGCTCGGCCAGGCCCGGCTGTGGCGCAAGGAGGTCGCCCGGGCCGTCGACGCCCGCCCGGCGCAGAAGGTGCTGGACCTGGCCGCCGGCACGGCGACCTCGTCGCTCCCCTTCGCCCGCACCGGCGCCTACGTCGTGCCCTGCGACTTCTCCCTCGGCATGCTGCGGGTCGGCAAGCAGCGGCACTCCTGGCTCCCGTTCACGGCCGGCGACGCCACCCGGCTGCCCTTCAAGGACGACACCTTCGACGCGGTGACGATCTCCTTCGGGCTGCGCAACGTCCACGACACGGACGCCGCCCTGCGCGAGCTGCACCGGGTGACGCGGCCCGGCGGACGCGTCGTCATCTGCGAGTTCTCCCACCCCACCTGGGCTCCGTTCCGCACCGTCTACACCGAGTACCTGATGCGGGCGCTGCCGCCGGTGGCCCGCGCGGTCTCCTCCAACCCGGACGCCTACGTCTACCTCGCCGAGTCCATCCGCGCCTGGCCCGACCAGCCCGCGCTCGCCGCGCGCCTGCGCGACGCCGGCTGGACGAAGGTGGCGTGGCGCAACCTCACCGGCGGCGTGGTGGCGCTGCACCGGGGGTTCAAGGCGGGCTGAGGACCCCGTGGGGGTCCTCCGGCCCCTCGGGCACACGGCGTCACAGGACGAGCCGGTAGCAGTGCCCCTCCCGCCGGGCGGGCGTCGTGTAGACCTCCGCCAGGCTCATGCCCAGCCGCCGGGTGACCGCGATGGAGCGGGTGTTGCGGGCGTCGACCATGGCCACCACGCCCGACACGCCCGCCGCGCGCACCCGCCGCAGCGTCTCCCGGGCCGCCGCCGTGACGTAGCCCTTGCCCCAGTGGGCCCGCCCCAGCCGCCAGCCGATCTCGATCTCGCCCCTCGGGCCCCACTCCCACGGCCAGGGCTGGGCGCCCGTGAAGCCGATGACGTCCCCGGCCTCGTCCAGCACGGTCCACAGGCAGAAGCCGCGCTCGGCGTCGTGCCGGCGCTGGCGGGCGGTCAGCTCCTCGTAGACGGACAGTTCGGCGGACCTGCCGCCGTGGAACTCCATGACGTCCGGGTGGTCGAACATCCGGTGCCAGGCGACCGCGTCCTCATGGGTGGGGACGCGGAGCCGTACCACGGGGAGAGCTCGGTTCACGGGGCAGCCCTTCAGCCGGTGATCGGTGACGCTGAATAGACTGCCCATGTCCAGTGCCGGTCGGCACGCAGATTTCGAGTTCTGGGGAGATCCCGCCGTGACCGAGCCCCTCTCCGACAACACCGCCGATGTGATCGTCGTGGGCGCGGGGCCAGCCGGCTCCACGACCGCGTACCACCTGGCCAGGGCAGGGCTCGACGTACTGCTGCTGGAGAAGACGGCGTTCCCGCGGGAGAAGGTCTGCGGCGACGGACTCACCCCGCGCGCCGTCAAGCAGCTCGTGGCGATGGGCATCGACATCTCCGAGGAGGCCGGCTGGCTGCGCAACAAGGGCCTGCGCATCGTCGGCGGCGGCGTCCGCCTCCAGCTCGACTGGCCGGAACTCGCCTCCTTCCCCGACTACGGACTCGTCCGCAAGCGCGACGACTTCGACGAGCAGCTCGCCCGGCAGGCCCAGAAGGCGGGCGCCCGCCTCCACGAGCGCTGCAACGTCGGCGCCCCGATCGTCGACGACCGCACCGGCCGCATCACCGGTGTGCGCGCCAAGCTCGGCGAGGAGAAGCGGGAGGTCACCTTCCACGCGCCGCTGGTCGTCGCCGCCGACGGCAACTCCACCCGGCTCTCCCTGGCGATGGGCCTGCACCGCCGCGAGGACCGCCCGATGGGCGTCGCGGTCCGCACCTACTTCACCTCCCCGCGCCACGACGACGACTACCTGGAGTCCTGGCTGGAGCTGTGGGACCGCCGGGGCCCCCAGGACCGGCTGCTGCCCGGCTACGGCTGGATCTTCGGCATGGGCGACGGCACCTCCAACGTCGGCCTCGGCGTCCTCAACACCTCCGACTCCTTCAAGGAGCTGGACTGGCGCGAGGTCCTGAAGACGTGGTGCGCCTCCATGCCCGAGGACTGGGGCTACACCCCGGAGAACATGACCGGCCCGATCCGCGGCGCCGCCCTCCCCATGGCCTTCAACCGCCAGCCCCACTACACCCGCGGCCTGCTCCTCGTCGGCGACGCCGGCGGCCTGGTGAACCCCTTCAACGGCGAGGGCATCGCCTACGCCATGGAGTCCGGCCAGATCGCCGCCGACGTCATCGTCCAGGCCCACGCGCGCTCGACGCCCGCCCGGCGCGAGGCGGCCCTGGAGCGCTACCCGCGCGTCCTGAAGGACACCTACGGCGGCTACTACACGCTCGGCCGCGCCTTCGTGAAGCTCATCGGCAACCCGAAGGTCATGCAGATCGCGGCCCAGCGCGGCCTCACCCACCCGCTGCTGATGAAGTTCACGCTCAAGCTCCTCGCCAACCTGACCGACCCGACCGGCGGCGACGCGATGGACCGCATCATCAACGGCCTGACCAAGGTGGCGCCGAAGGCGTGACCGGGGCCCGGCGGGCACCGCGGCCGCCGGGACGGCCGTATCCGGACCCGCGCGGCCCGGATCCGGCCCGACCGGCCGGCGGGCCCGCGCCGGGCTCACCGGGAGAGCCCGAAGGGCCGCACCCCTGGAAGCGGGTGCGGCCCTTCATACGCATGTGTCCGCGGTGTACGGATGCGTCCGCGGCGTCCGGACGTGTCCGCGGCGTCCGGACGTGTCCGTAGCGTCCGGACGTGTCCGTAGCGTCCGGACGTGTGCGCGTCCTACAGCACGCGCACCGCGCCGCTCGGCGGGTCGTACGACAGCGACTTGAGGGCGACGCCGGTGGACGGGTTCTGGGCGCCGACGAACATGCCGTCGCCGACGTACACGCCCACGTGGTAGGCGCTGCCCGCGCCGCCCCAGTACAGGATGTCGCCCGGCTGGAGGTTGCTCAGCGACACCTGGGTGCCCGCCGTCGACTGGGCCTGCGAGACGCGCGGCAGGTCGATGTTGACCTGGCGGAAGGCGGCCTGCACCAGGCCGGAGCAGTCCCAGGAGTTCGGGCCGGTGCCGCCGGAGACGTAGGCGTCGCCGACCTGCGCCCGGACGAAGGCGACGACCGCGGCGGCCGAGCCGGACGCGGTGGAGGTGCTCACGCCGGCGCTCGCACCGACGCTCGCGGAGGCGGAGCCGGAGCCGGAGCCGGAGCCCGATCCGGACTCGGAGGAGATCTCCACGGAGGCGCTGAGCGCGGCCCGCTCGGCGTCGCGCGAGGCGCGCTCGGCGGCGGCCTTGCGGGCGGCCTCCTCGGCCTTCCGCTTCTCCTCCGCGGCCTTCTTCTTGGCCTCGGCGAGGTCCGCCTTGGCCTCCTTGGCGGCCTGGGCGGCGGCCGCGTCGCGCTCGGCCTGCAACTCGTAGTTGGCGGCGGCCTGCTGGGTGGCGTCCGCGGACTGGGCGATCTGCGCGGCCAGGTCGGCCGTCAGGGTGGGCAGCTCGAGGGTCTGCGTCACCGGCTCGGCCGCGTTGGCCGAACCGGACGCCCCGGCCACTGCCAGGGTGCTGAGGACGCCACCGGCAACTCCGGCCCGCATGGCGATGGTCGACGCGCTGCGGCGGGGCTTCCGGTGGCTGCGTATGTGAGCGGTGTGGGACATGAGTACAAGCGGTACCAGGGGCTCCTTCATCCCTTCAAGAAACGTGTCGTCCGCCACAGTTGCCCGTCCGACCCTCCGAATCCCGGGCGTGTCGGCGTTTATTGACGCTGTAACGGACATTGCGGGCGTGCGTGACCCCCCTGTGATCACGGACTTTCGTCGATACGCCCGAATTGCCCTTCACCTACCACTGGTTGGGGCAGATGGCCAACCCCCGC contains the following coding sequences:
- the mqnC gene encoding cyclic dehypoxanthinyl futalosine synthase; this encodes MTEKADLQPILDRAAAGGRITPDEALALYRDAPLHALGAAADAVRRRRYAGTEHIATYIIERNINYTNVCVTACKFCAFYAPPKSDKGWTRDLDDILRRCAETVELGGTQIMFQGGHHPDFGVEYYEKHFAAIKKEFPQLVIHSLGASEVEHMARISGVSVEEAITRIRDAGLDSFAGAGAELLPERPRKAIAPLKESGERWLEIMEIAHRLGVESTSTMLMGTGETNAERIEHLRMIRDVQDRTGGFRAFIPYTYQPENNHLKGRTQATIFEYLRMIAIARLFLDNVAHIQGSWLTTGKEVGQLSLHYGADDLGSIMLEENVVSSAGARHRSNRLEIIDLIRKAGRVPAQRSTTYEHLVVHDDPANDPVDDRVVSHISSTAIEGGTAHPELKLLASN
- a CDS encoding chitinase, coding for MRSTKTPRSTGGTRSTRGRRGTTRVRHPAAGLALLLVLAAAGCAARDGAADATDAAASASPSGSASHSAAPATGYAPYVSATTASDLDTAGSPTTYNLAFVVSSGSGCVPRWGGTQAVDDPAVAARVAELKESGATVRVSFGGASGQELAATCDSAAELAGAYGAALDAAGSTRADFDIEGDDLTDSASVALRSQAIALLQRERSGLEVSFTLPVMPSGLDSGSLALLESANDHGVQVSTVNLMTMNYGESWTGDMGDYAVTSAEAAHTQLERVFGLSDAAAWKGMALTSMIGVNDVAGETFTLSDAAQVRAFAAGKGIAWVSSWASFRDRRCGDGSAGDDAATECSGVVQEDGAFARALSG
- a CDS encoding bifunctional polysaccharide deacetylase/glycosyltransferase family 2 protein, which codes for MTTTTPSRGRRRAPSRIERAAGKAAALQRPRVLLALLLLLALTSVLLLDGYLRAEVGDDQRVRTGAGADDVPDDVLEGGPILTFPGGRATTVSVPDKTIVLTFDDGPDPTWTPQVLRILEKYDVPGTFFVVGSMVARHPDIVRDMVEQGDEVGVHTFTHVDLSYQSESRVTREMEQTQLALAGAAGITTTLFRAPYSSRTDAVDDYSWPVYQQLGEDGYTSVFIDTDSDDWKEPGVSEIVQWATPEDGEGASVLFHDAGGDRSQTIAALPKYIEKMKAQGYTFTTVSGAMEQQQEAAGAVQGGTPPGAAAAGTGRGLQAAHHRATGSTLWEGRALVAAVAVAEWTVPALSAGLVVVGVAVLGRFGLMLVLARRHHRRRNRRRFGWGPPVTRPVSVIVPAYNEKECIANTLRSLARSTHPIEIIVVDDGSTDGTAEIAESLGLPGVRVVRQANAGKPAALNNGVRHARHDIVVMMDGDTVFEPDTVRRLVQPFADPSVGAVAGNAKVGNRRTLIGAWQHIEYVMGFNLDRRMYDLLRCMPTIPGAIGAFRREAVLQAGGMSEDTLAEDTDITIALHRAGWRVVYQEHARAWTEAPGSLKQLWSQRYRWSYGTMQALWKHRGALTDRGPSGRFGRVGLPLVVLFQILTPLFAPLIDVFTAYSMIFIDFRAALLAWLAVLAVQMLCAAYAFRLDGEKYRYLLMMPLQQLAYRQMMYLVLIHSCVTALTGGRLRWQKLKRTGEVGTPAGTA
- a CDS encoding acyltransferase family protein, translating into MGRHRKAAAPPAPAAPARAPHPPESPGSPGRDRYFDALRAAALVRVVTYHTFGWAWAGLVFPSMGIMFALAGTLMARSLRRPAPGVIRRRLRRLLPPLWFWAAFVVAAMLVHGWRPGGEIVYWIVPLGDPPGEAWAEQAWEIAWYLRTYLWFVLLSPPLLRLFRRAPGPVLLGSLAPVAVFTFVWQPPEDRYGGALTDLATYLFCWLLGFAHHDGVLRRARPAAAVALSAAALACGLWYALAHQAEYGTYDLDENPLAQALWSAGFVTPLLYAKARRGTDLAGLARVRWLDRLVTVLNARAVTVYLWHEIALILAVPLTDLLWRVPACAAYLPLGSQWFLFGVCWLLLAALVPLCGWVEDLAARRKPRLLP
- a CDS encoding demethylmenaquinone methyltransferase encodes the protein MTRASLDKQPHEVASMFDDVAERYDLTNDVLSLGQARLWRKEVARAVDARPAQKVLDLAAGTATSSLPFARTGAYVVPCDFSLGMLRVGKQRHSWLPFTAGDATRLPFKDDTFDAVTISFGLRNVHDTDAALRELHRVTRPGGRVVICEFSHPTWAPFRTVYTEYLMRALPPVARAVSSNPDAYVYLAESIRAWPDQPALAARLRDAGWTKVAWRNLTGGVVALHRGFKAG
- a CDS encoding GNAT family N-acetyltransferase, encoding MNRALPVVRLRVPTHEDAVAWHRMFDHPDVMEFHGGRSAELSVYEELTARQRRHDAERGFCLWTVLDEAGDVIGFTGAQPWPWEWGPRGEIEIGWRLGRAHWGKGYVTAAARETLRRVRAAGVSGVVAMVDARNTRSIAVTRRLGMSLAEVYTTPARREGHCYRLVL
- a CDS encoding geranylgeranyl reductase family protein; this encodes MSSAGRHADFEFWGDPAVTEPLSDNTADVIVVGAGPAGSTTAYHLARAGLDVLLLEKTAFPREKVCGDGLTPRAVKQLVAMGIDISEEAGWLRNKGLRIVGGGVRLQLDWPELASFPDYGLVRKRDDFDEQLARQAQKAGARLHERCNVGAPIVDDRTGRITGVRAKLGEEKREVTFHAPLVVAADGNSTRLSLAMGLHRREDRPMGVAVRTYFTSPRHDDDYLESWLELWDRRGPQDRLLPGYGWIFGMGDGTSNVGLGVLNTSDSFKELDWREVLKTWCASMPEDWGYTPENMTGPIRGAALPMAFNRQPHYTRGLLLVGDAGGLVNPFNGEGIAYAMESGQIAADVIVQAHARSTPARREAALERYPRVLKDTYGGYYTLGRAFVKLIGNPKVMQIAAQRGLTHPLLMKFTLKLLANLTDPTGGDAMDRIINGLTKVAPKA
- a CDS encoding C40 family peptidase, whose protein sequence is MSHTAHIRSHRKPRRSASTIAMRAGVAGGVLSTLAVAGASGSANAAEPVTQTLELPTLTADLAAQIAQSADATQQAAANYELQAERDAAAAQAAKEAKADLAEAKKKAAEEKRKAEEAARKAAAERASRDAERAALSASVEISSESGSGSGSGSGSASASVGASAGVSTSTASGSAAAVVAFVRAQVGDAYVSGGTGPNSWDCSGLVQAAFRQVNIDLPRVSQAQSTAGTQVSLSNLQPGDILYWGGAGSAYHVGVYVGDGMFVGAQNPSTGVALKSLSYDPPSGAVRVL